In the Halodesulfovibrio sp. genome, one interval contains:
- a CDS encoding PBP1A family penicillin-binding protein: protein MKKILLYTCIGLALVAAVGTLAFSGLYWWASKDLPSFTRINDYQPPLVTTVYARDGQVLGHFYREKRFLVSHEEMPDLIKRAFLAAEDDSFYDHDGVDPKAIFRAFIKNMRAGSIRQGGSTITQQIIKRLLLSSEKSYERKLKEAILAFRLERYLTKDEILTIYLNEIYLGAGAYGVEAAARTYFGKHINELSVAEAAILAGLPQAPSKYNPLRAPGSAKARQRYVLGRMLELGWITQAQYDTAITAPLVYKSMEDPSWKRGAWYLEEVRRKLISYLSEDNMRKLGIELPRYGEDAVYEAGLKVYTSVDLDYQDAAEAALRAGLEASTKRRGWQGPIQSIEPEMVDDFLQQQEVIPAVLTDKKWIQVLVTKVEKKGADVRFGEMKGRIPVKSMHWCRRPNPRVATDHVPAIKDARKVVKVGDVVWASINVPERLKETWEPSLLTPNDVLPLALEQHPNVQGAVVSMDPRTGDVLALVGGYSFTESQFNRATQAKRQPGSAFKPIVYSTAMDNGYTPASIVLDAPIVYTDQSTSKVWRPENFSGVFYGPTLLRTALVKSRNLCTIRVAKALGIPKVVERAKAMGLEGPFPFDLSVSLGSVAVSPINLTEAYTTFANGGEWSKGRLIRSVKDAWGDDIISIETQRTQGMDPETSYIMSTLLKEVVQDGTGWRLKELKRPIGGKTGTTNDEKDAWFVGVTPYLVTTAYVGFDQLTPMGKWETGSRAASPVVRDYLKEILDDYPKEDFEMPAGVIQVRIDAGSGRVASAYSGKSYFLPFKQGTQPTIMQGQRLTREQQDPVESGEDLLKQMF, encoded by the coding sequence ATGAAAAAAATATTGCTGTATACCTGTATCGGCTTGGCGCTAGTAGCGGCTGTCGGCACACTGGCATTCTCCGGTTTATACTGGTGGGCGTCTAAGGATTTGCCGAGTTTTACCCGCATTAATGACTATCAGCCGCCGTTGGTAACAACCGTATATGCCCGCGACGGGCAGGTTCTTGGGCATTTCTATCGTGAAAAACGTTTTTTGGTTTCTCACGAAGAGATGCCGGACTTAATTAAACGGGCTTTTCTTGCTGCTGAAGATGACAGTTTTTATGACCACGATGGTGTTGACCCGAAAGCTATCTTCCGTGCGTTCATTAAAAACATGCGTGCAGGTTCCATCAGACAGGGTGGTTCCACTATTACGCAACAGATCATCAAACGCCTGCTCCTTTCTTCAGAAAAAAGCTACGAACGTAAGCTGAAAGAAGCTATTCTCGCGTTCCGTCTTGAACGTTATCTGACGAAAGATGAAATTCTTACAATTTATCTGAACGAAATTTACCTCGGTGCTGGTGCGTATGGTGTAGAAGCCGCAGCGCGTACGTACTTTGGTAAACATATTAACGAACTGTCTGTTGCTGAAGCTGCTATCTTAGCCGGTCTTCCGCAGGCACCTTCCAAATATAACCCGCTTCGTGCGCCGGGGTCTGCAAAGGCTCGTCAGCGCTACGTGTTGGGACGTATGTTAGAGCTTGGCTGGATTACTCAGGCTCAGTACGACACTGCGATCACAGCACCGCTTGTATACAAAAGCATGGAAGACCCAAGTTGGAAGCGCGGTGCATGGTATCTTGAAGAAGTACGTCGTAAGCTGATTTCGTACTTGAGTGAAGATAATATGCGCAAGCTTGGCATTGAGCTTCCGCGCTATGGCGAAGATGCCGTGTATGAAGCCGGATTGAAGGTCTACACCTCTGTAGATTTGGATTATCAGGACGCTGCTGAAGCTGCACTGCGTGCAGGCTTGGAAGCTTCCACCAAACGCCGCGGCTGGCAAGGTCCTATCCAGTCTATCGAGCCGGAAATGGTAGATGATTTCTTGCAGCAGCAAGAAGTTATTCCTGCCGTGCTTACAGATAAAAAATGGATTCAGGTTCTTGTAACTAAGGTTGAGAAAAAAGGTGCGGATGTACGATTCGGAGAAATGAAGGGTCGTATTCCTGTAAAATCCATGCACTGGTGTCGCAGACCTAACCCGAGAGTGGCAACAGACCATGTTCCGGCTATCAAAGATGCACGTAAAGTGGTGAAAGTCGGCGATGTTGTCTGGGCATCCATAAATGTTCCTGAGCGTCTCAAAGAAACTTGGGAACCAAGTCTACTGACCCCGAATGATGTCCTCCCGCTTGCATTGGAGCAGCATCCGAATGTTCAGGGTGCGGTAGTTTCAATGGATCCTCGTACAGGTGATGTCCTTGCACTGGTTGGCGGCTATTCCTTTACAGAAAGCCAGTTTAACCGCGCGACACAGGCAAAACGTCAGCCGGGTTCTGCATTTAAACCGATTGTGTATTCTACAGCTATGGATAATGGCTACACGCCTGCTTCTATCGTTCTGGATGCACCAATTGTATATACAGATCAGTCTACTTCCAAAGTATGGCGTCCTGAGAACTTCTCAGGGGTATTCTATGGTCCTACTTTGCTGCGTACTGCACTCGTTAAGTCCCGTAACCTCTGTACCATCCGCGTCGCAAAAGCTTTGGGTATCCCGAAGGTTGTTGAACGCGCTAAGGCTATGGGGCTTGAAGGACCGTTCCCGTTTGATCTTTCTGTATCACTCGGTTCTGTAGCTGTATCACCGATTAACCTGACAGAAGCTTACACTACATTTGCGAATGGTGGTGAGTGGTCAAAAGGACGTCTTATCCGCTCTGTAAAAGATGCGTGGGGCGATGATATTATTTCCATCGAGACACAGCGTACACAGGGTATGGACCCAGAAACGTCCTACATCATGTCTACCTTGCTTAAAGAAGTTGTGCAGGATGGCACAGGCTGGCGCTTAAAGGAACTTAAACGTCCTATCGGCGGCAAAACCGGTACAACAAACGATGAGAAAGATGCGTGGTTTGTAGGGGTAACACCATACCTCGTTACAACTGCATATGTGGGCTTTGACCAGCTGACCCCTATGGGTAAGTGGGAAACAGGTTCCCGTGCAGCTTCACCTGTTGTACGTGATTACTTGAAAGAGATTCTTGATGACTACCCGAAAGAAGATTTCGAGATGCCAGCAGGAGTTATTCAGGTGCGCATTGATGCTGGCTCCGGTCGCGTGGCAAGTGCCTACAGTGGCAAAAGCTACTTCCTGCCGTTTAAGCAGGGAACACAGCCGACAATTATGCAAGGTCAGCGTTTGACTCGTGAACAACAAGACCCTGTTGAAAGTGGTGAAGACCTACTGAAACAAATGTTCTAA
- a CDS encoding FAD-dependent oxidoreductase, whose amino-acid sequence MSNKTDFDVIVVGGGPAGLFASYYLAENSNLSVCMIDRGPAVKNRTCPIGKTQKCVKCKPCHILSGIGGGGLFSDGKLNYIHKLGKTDLTQFMGLQESKDLIDETEVIFNKFGMDGPVYPSNMDKAKAIRKEANKSGIDLLLIKQKHLGSDCLPDHIDNMSGYISERGVEIKTKEEVKRVVAEDGKVQGVETNKGTYTAKQVILAPGRVGADWISTVCEEYGLNVSQRGIEVGVRVETHNDVMSDITDVVYDPTFFVRTSKYDDQTRTFCTNPGGFIALENYQDFVCVNGHAFRDKKSENTNFAFLSKVVLTDPVSDNTGYGTAIGKLATIIGDGKPILQRLGDLRRGRRSTWTRINNGHIAPTMTNVVPGDIAMALPERIVTNLVDGLEQLNNVIPGIADDGTLLYAPEIKFFATQVETSNDLETAIEGLYVAGDGPGVAGNIVSAAATGIIPAKAIISKK is encoded by the coding sequence ATGTCTAACAAGACAGATTTTGATGTTATTGTTGTTGGCGGCGGTCCTGCTGGGCTGTTTGCTTCCTACTACCTTGCAGAAAATTCAAATCTTTCTGTATGTATGATTGACCGCGGCCCGGCGGTTAAAAATCGAACATGCCCAATTGGAAAAACCCAGAAGTGCGTGAAATGTAAACCTTGCCATATCCTTTCCGGTATTGGCGGTGGCGGGCTTTTTTCTGATGGTAAGCTGAACTATATCCACAAGCTTGGAAAGACCGATTTAACCCAGTTTATGGGTTTGCAAGAATCTAAAGATCTGATTGATGAAACAGAAGTGATCTTTAATAAATTCGGCATGGATGGCCCTGTATACCCTTCCAACATGGATAAAGCGAAAGCAATCCGTAAGGAAGCAAACAAAAGCGGCATCGATCTCTTGCTGATTAAGCAAAAACATCTTGGTTCAGACTGTCTTCCGGATCATATCGATAACATGTCCGGTTACATCTCTGAACGTGGTGTTGAGATTAAAACCAAAGAAGAAGTAAAGCGCGTTGTCGCTGAAGACGGCAAAGTACAGGGCGTTGAGACCAACAAAGGAACATACACAGCCAAGCAGGTTATTCTTGCTCCCGGTCGTGTAGGTGCAGACTGGATTAGCACTGTGTGCGAAGAATACGGTCTGAATGTGTCCCAGCGTGGTATCGAAGTTGGTGTTCGTGTTGAAACACACAATGACGTGATGTCAGACATTACCGACGTTGTGTACGATCCGACCTTCTTCGTGCGTACTTCTAAATACGATGACCAGACTCGTACATTCTGTACAAACCCGGGTGGCTTCATTGCACTTGAAAACTATCAGGATTTTGTCTGTGTAAACGGACACGCATTCCGCGATAAAAAGTCAGAAAATACCAACTTCGCCTTTTTGTCCAAAGTAGTGCTTACCGATCCTGTTTCCGATAACACAGGGTATGGTACAGCTATTGGTAAACTTGCTACCATCATTGGTGACGGTAAACCAATTTTGCAGCGTCTTGGCGATCTTCGTCGCGGTAGACGTTCAACATGGACACGCATCAACAATGGTCACATTGCCCCTACAATGACAAACGTTGTGCCGGGTGATATCGCAATGGCGCTTCCTGAGCGTATTGTTACCAACCTTGTTGATGGCCTTGAACAGCTGAATAACGTAATTCCGGGCATCGCTGATGATGGTACTTTGCTGTACGCTCCTGAAATCAAGTTCTTTGCTACTCAGGTAGAAACTTCCAACGACCTTGAAACAGCCA